One stretch of Streptomyces sp. MMBL 11-1 DNA includes these proteins:
- the pheT gene encoding phenylalanine--tRNA ligase subunit beta, with product MRVPLSWLREYVDLPATETGRDVQAKLVSVGLEVETVEQIGAGLKGPLVVGQVLTIEELEGFKKPIRFCTVDVGTANGTGEPQEIVCGARNFSVGDKVVVVLPGAVLPGDFAIAARKTYGKTSHGMICSTDELGMGDDGTHGIIVLPPEHEVGTDAIELLQLIDEVLDIAVTPDRGYCLSMRGVARETAIAYGLPLRDPALLDVPAPNAYGYPVKISDPSRCDRFTARTVTGLQPEARSPIWMRRRLQKAGMRPISLAVDITNYVMLELGQPLHAYDRTRVEGPIGVRRAAQGEKLTTLDGTVRVLDAEDLVITDDRGPIGLAGVMGGANTEIADADGEHALTTEVVIEAAHFDAISIARTARRHKLSSEASKRFERGVDPQAAAAAAQRTVDLLVLLAGGTAEAGVTEITAPSAPRTIAMPANHPDKVAGVEYGRETVVRRLQEVGCDVYGQDELIVTVPSWRPDLNEPNDLAEEVIRLEGYENLPSTLPTPPSGRGLTDRQRLHRRIGRVLAGAGYVEALSYPFIGDAVLDQLGLEADDARRRTVKLVNPISDEEPALRTTLLPGLLGALRRNDGRGSHDLALFETGLVFRPTGQETRAVRLPVDRRPTDEEIASLDAALPRQPRRAAVVLEGAREQSGWWGKGTPATWADAVEAARSIAAEAGVEVIVRADQHAPWHPGRCAALYVTVDGEETLFGHAGELHPRVIKALHLPERTCAAEVELDVLERAVDGALQAPRISTFPVATQDVALVVAGDVPAADVERALREGAGELLESLRLFDVFTGEQIGGGNKSLAYALRFRAADRTLTVEEATAARDSAVALAAERTGAVLRGA from the coding sequence ATGCGCGTCCCGCTTTCCTGGCTGCGGGAGTACGTCGACCTGCCGGCGACGGAGACCGGCCGTGACGTACAGGCCAAGCTCGTCTCCGTCGGGCTGGAGGTCGAGACCGTCGAGCAGATCGGCGCGGGCCTGAAGGGCCCCCTGGTCGTCGGACAGGTCCTGACCATCGAGGAGCTGGAGGGCTTCAAGAAGCCCATCCGCTTCTGCACGGTCGACGTCGGCACGGCCAACGGCACCGGCGAACCGCAGGAGATCGTCTGCGGCGCCCGTAACTTCTCGGTCGGCGACAAGGTCGTCGTGGTCCTCCCGGGCGCGGTCCTGCCCGGCGACTTCGCGATCGCCGCCCGCAAGACGTACGGCAAGACCTCGCACGGGATGATCTGCTCCACCGACGAGCTCGGCATGGGCGACGACGGAACGCACGGCATCATCGTGCTGCCGCCGGAGCACGAGGTCGGCACCGACGCGATCGAGCTGCTCCAGCTCATCGACGAGGTCCTCGACATCGCCGTCACCCCGGACCGCGGCTACTGCCTCTCGATGCGTGGCGTCGCCCGTGAGACCGCCATCGCGTACGGGCTGCCGCTGCGCGACCCGGCGCTCCTGGACGTGCCCGCGCCGAACGCGTACGGCTACCCGGTCAAGATCTCCGACCCGTCGCGCTGCGACCGTTTCACCGCGCGTACCGTCACCGGTCTCCAGCCGGAGGCCCGCTCCCCGATCTGGATGCGGCGTCGCCTCCAGAAGGCCGGGATGCGGCCCATCTCGCTGGCCGTCGACATCACCAACTACGTGATGCTGGAGCTGGGCCAGCCCCTGCACGCCTACGACCGCACCCGGGTCGAGGGCCCGATCGGTGTGCGCCGCGCCGCGCAGGGCGAGAAGCTCACCACGCTGGACGGCACCGTGCGCGTGCTGGACGCCGAGGACCTCGTCATCACCGACGACCGCGGGCCCATCGGTCTCGCGGGCGTCATGGGCGGCGCCAACACGGAGATCGCCGACGCGGACGGCGAGCACGCGCTGACCACCGAGGTCGTCATCGAGGCCGCGCACTTCGACGCGATCTCGATCGCCCGCACCGCGCGCCGCCACAAGCTGTCCTCCGAGGCGTCCAAGCGCTTCGAGCGCGGCGTCGACCCGCAGGCCGCCGCCGCTGCCGCGCAGCGCACGGTGGACCTGCTGGTCCTGCTCGCGGGCGGCACCGCCGAGGCCGGGGTCACCGAGATCACCGCCCCGTCGGCGCCGCGCACCATCGCGATGCCGGCGAACCACCCGGACAAGGTCGCCGGTGTGGAGTACGGCCGCGAGACCGTCGTCCGCCGCCTCCAGGAGGTCGGCTGCGACGTCTACGGGCAGGACGAGCTGATCGTCACCGTCCCGTCCTGGCGGCCCGACCTGAACGAGCCGAACGACCTCGCCGAAGAGGTCATCCGGCTGGAGGGCTACGAGAACCTGCCCTCCACCCTGCCGACGCCCCCCTCCGGCCGCGGTCTCACCGACCGCCAGCGGCTGCACCGCCGCATCGGCCGGGTGCTGGCCGGAGCCGGGTACGTCGAGGCGCTGAGCTACCCGTTCATCGGCGACGCGGTCCTGGACCAGCTCGGCCTGGAGGCGGACGACGCCCGCCGCCGCACGGTCAAGCTCGTCAACCCGATCTCCGACGAGGAGCCGGCGCTGCGCACCACGCTGCTGCCGGGCCTCCTCGGCGCCCTGCGGCGCAACGACGGCCGCGGCAGCCACGACCTGGCGCTCTTCGAGACCGGCCTGGTCTTCAGGCCGACGGGCCAGGAGACGCGGGCGGTCCGGCTGCCGGTCGACCGCCGCCCGACCGACGAGGAGATCGCCTCTCTCGACGCGGCCCTGCCGCGTCAGCCGCGCCGCGCCGCCGTCGTCCTCGAGGGCGCCCGCGAGCAGTCCGGCTGGTGGGGCAAGGGCACCCCGGCGACCTGGGCGGACGCCGTCGAGGCCGCCCGCTCCATCGCCGCTGAGGCAGGCGTCGAGGTCATCGTCCGCGCCGACCAGCACGCCCCGTGGCACCCGGGCCGCTGCGCCGCGCTGTACGTCACCGTGGACGGCGAGGAGACCCTCTTCGGACACGCGGGCGAACTGCACCCGCGCGTGATCAAGGCGCTCCACCTGCCCGAGCGGACCTGTGCCGCCGAGGTCGAGCTGGACGTCCTGGAGCGGGCCGTCGACGGAGCGCTCCAGGCGCCCCGGATCTCCACCTTCCCGGTGGCGACCCAGGACGTCGCGCTCGTCGTCGCCGGGGACGTCCCGGCCGCCGACGTGGAGCGGGCACTGCGCGAGGGCGCGGGTGAACTCCTCGAATCCCTGCGGCTGTTCGACGTCTTCACCGGCGAGCAGATCGGCGGGGGCAACAAGTCCCTGGCGTACGCTCTGCGCTTCCGCGCCGCCGACCGCACCCTGACCGTCGAGGAGGCCACGGCCGCACGCGACAGCGCGGTGGCCCTGGCCGCCGAGCGCACGGGCGCGGTGCTGCGAGGCGCGTAA
- a CDS encoding ATP-grasp domain-containing protein, translated as MAIVFLEANSTGTTSDAIKLATGRGYRTVFVTMQRGFYETLPDNPLDLCDTVLTCDTYNVAEILRVLRDEDVEAVISFDDYHLVTAALCAMALGLPHADVSGLVAARYKDVARELTKDLPGGIWTLTVPEEELDTVDLDSLPYPVIVKPVDESGSVSVQLCRTPADVTSVTERYRSHVVNVREYRPVRAVLFEEYIDGDEYSCELYWKAGHGWHVAGLTKKFLGAPPNFVERGHIFPAPLPEQQAKEVGEQVVGWVEATGLRCGAAHVELRINDSGPHLIEINPRLPGGHITQLVAWCTGIDMVAHYLDFHLRTTEPQPPSAPEYAAASSRFVLPDEVAAGKTHEDVYESFTRLPTFRRGRVQPGALSSDRTAQTNYDRIGYVLLVGPDPAALDADLDLLAQDLRS; from the coding sequence ATGGCAATCGTTTTTCTTGAGGCGAACTCGACAGGGACCACGTCCGACGCGATCAAGCTGGCGACCGGGCGCGGTTACCGCACCGTCTTCGTCACCATGCAGCGCGGGTTCTACGAGACGCTCCCGGACAACCCGCTGGACCTGTGCGACACGGTTCTCACCTGTGACACCTACAACGTGGCCGAGATCCTGCGCGTCCTCCGCGACGAGGACGTGGAGGCGGTCATCTCGTTCGACGACTACCACCTGGTGACAGCGGCGCTCTGCGCGATGGCACTCGGTCTTCCGCACGCCGATGTGTCCGGGCTGGTGGCGGCTCGGTACAAGGACGTCGCACGCGAGTTGACGAAGGATCTGCCCGGCGGGATCTGGACCCTGACGGTCCCCGAGGAGGAGCTCGACACCGTCGATCTCGACTCGCTCCCTTATCCGGTCATCGTCAAGCCCGTGGACGAGAGCGGCAGCGTCTCGGTGCAACTGTGCCGGACGCCCGCCGACGTCACCTCGGTCACCGAGCGCTACCGCAGCCATGTGGTGAACGTCCGGGAGTACCGGCCGGTCCGGGCCGTGCTGTTCGAGGAGTACATCGACGGCGACGAGTACAGCTGCGAGCTGTACTGGAAGGCCGGCCACGGATGGCATGTCGCCGGCCTCACCAAGAAGTTCTTGGGAGCCCCGCCGAACTTCGTCGAGCGCGGCCACATCTTTCCCGCGCCGCTTCCCGAGCAGCAGGCGAAGGAGGTCGGCGAACAGGTGGTCGGCTGGGTCGAGGCCACCGGACTGCGGTGCGGCGCGGCCCATGTGGAGCTGCGGATCAACGACAGCGGGCCGCACCTGATCGAGATCAATCCCCGGCTGCCCGGCGGCCACATCACGCAACTGGTCGCCTGGTGCACGGGGATCGACATGGTCGCCCACTACCTCGACTTCCACCTGCGCACAACGGAGCCGCAGCCGCCTTCGGCGCCGGAGTACGCCGCGGCCTCCAGCAGGTTCGTCCTGCCGGACGAGGTCGCGGCCGGCAAGACGCATGAGGACGTCTACGAGTCCTTCACCCGGCTGCCGACCTTCCGGCGCGGCAGGGTGCAGCCCGGTGCGCTGTCGTCCGACCGGACAGCGCAGACCAATTACGACCGCATCGGATACGTGCTGTTGGTGGGGCCCGACCCGGCCGCGCTCGACGCCGATCTCGACCTGCTCGCGCAGGACCTGCGCAGCTGA
- a CDS encoding ATP-grasp domain-containing protein, with product MGYKVLVLISHMQQWRLDNQSIIPNGLFRGGHEVHVADIETLGIKEGTVVCDMFQADQEYFDGMPFPQERLEQASCEDFDLVWLLTSPHPNLFLETYQLLWVLNQRVTFVNDAAAVLFLNSKTCLPGGVPRDHLPTTYVSNSFTELDKVVTDDPETAWIMKPGNEGCGADIYYVNAREKNFRALLQSATGNEVSRYENYGRQNIGLSRKYITMQEYVPNVVENEQRVLLSGGVPVCGFRRFHGDDDHRANATLGNGFADMELTPEEDAFCRELGESLMRQGIYFAGIDLAFPYVLELNLENPGATKWTFLATGVDKTPEVVEHLLAALVRDGRLKALSA from the coding sequence GTGGGCTACAAAGTTCTGGTGTTGATATCGCACATGCAGCAGTGGCGTCTCGACAACCAGTCGATCATCCCGAACGGACTGTTCCGGGGCGGTCACGAGGTCCACGTGGCCGATATCGAGACACTGGGCATCAAAGAGGGCACCGTGGTGTGCGACATGTTCCAGGCCGACCAGGAGTACTTCGACGGCATGCCGTTCCCCCAGGAGCGGCTTGAGCAGGCCAGCTGCGAGGACTTCGATCTGGTCTGGCTGCTCACCAGCCCGCACCCGAACCTCTTCCTGGAGACCTACCAGCTGCTCTGGGTACTCAACCAGCGGGTCACCTTCGTCAACGACGCGGCCGCGGTGCTGTTCCTGAACAGCAAGACCTGCCTGCCCGGCGGCGTGCCCCGCGATCACCTGCCGACCACCTACGTCTCGAACAGCTTCACGGAGCTGGACAAGGTGGTGACCGACGATCCCGAGACCGCGTGGATCATGAAGCCGGGCAACGAGGGCTGCGGCGCCGACATCTATTACGTCAACGCCCGCGAGAAGAACTTCCGCGCCCTGCTCCAGTCGGCGACCGGCAACGAGGTGTCGCGGTACGAGAACTACGGCCGCCAGAACATCGGCCTGTCCCGCAAGTACATCACGATGCAGGAGTACGTCCCCAACGTCGTGGAGAACGAGCAGCGCGTCCTGCTCTCCGGTGGCGTGCCGGTCTGCGGATTCCGCCGGTTCCACGGCGACGACGACCACCGGGCCAACGCCACGCTGGGCAACGGGTTCGCCGACATGGAGCTCACGCCGGAGGAGGACGCGTTCTGCCGCGAGCTGGGTGAGTCCCTGATGCGCCAGGGCATCTACTTCGCCGGCATCGACCTGGCCTTCCCCTACGTCCTGGAGCTGAACCTGGAGAACCCGGGTGCGACCAAGTGGACGTTCCTCGCGACCGGCGTCGACAAGACCCCGGAGGTCGTGGAGCACCTCCTGGCGGCTCTGGTGCGCGACGGCCGTCTGAAGGCTCTGTCGGCATGA
- the pheS gene encoding phenylalanine--tRNA ligase subunit alpha, translated as MSAPNKSYDPVEVEALKPEEIERLRDEAFAAFAAAGDLDALAQAKTAHTGGTSPLSLANREIGALPPQAKAEAGKRVGQARGAVSKALAARQAELEAERDARVLVEEAVDVTLPYDRTPAGARHPLTTLMERVADVFVAMGYEIAEGPEAEAEWFNFDALNFVPDHPARQMQDTFFVQGTTPDGKVTEGDESGVVLRTHTSPVQARSLLERKPPVYVVCPGRVYRTDELDATHTPVFHQIELLAVDEGLTMADLKGTLDHMVQALFGPDMKTRLRPNFFPFTEPSAEMDMVCYVCRGESVGNPDRPCRTCGSEGWIELGGCGMVNPKVLTACGVDPQKYSGFAFGFGIERMLMFRHNVEDMRDMVEGDVRFTRPFGMEI; from the coding sequence ATGTCGGCACCGAACAAGTCGTACGACCCAGTCGAGGTCGAGGCACTGAAACCGGAAGAGATCGAGCGCCTGCGGGACGAGGCGTTCGCCGCCTTCGCCGCCGCCGGTGACCTCGACGCGCTCGCCCAGGCGAAGACCGCGCACACCGGAGGTACCTCGCCGCTGTCCCTCGCCAACCGCGAGATCGGCGCCCTGCCCCCGCAGGCCAAGGCCGAGGCGGGCAAGCGCGTGGGCCAGGCCCGCGGAGCCGTCTCCAAGGCGCTCGCGGCCCGCCAGGCCGAGCTGGAGGCCGAGCGCGACGCCCGGGTGCTCGTCGAGGAGGCCGTGGACGTCACGCTGCCCTACGACCGCACCCCGGCCGGCGCCCGCCACCCCCTGACGACCCTCATGGAGCGCGTCGCGGACGTCTTCGTGGCCATGGGCTACGAGATCGCCGAGGGCCCCGAGGCCGAGGCGGAGTGGTTCAACTTCGACGCCCTGAACTTCGTGCCCGACCACCCCGCCCGCCAGATGCAGGACACCTTCTTCGTCCAGGGCACCACGCCCGACGGCAAGGTCACCGAGGGCGACGAGTCCGGCGTCGTGCTGCGTACGCACACCTCCCCGGTCCAGGCCCGCTCGCTCCTGGAGCGCAAGCCCCCCGTCTACGTGGTCTGCCCCGGCCGGGTCTACCGCACCGACGAGCTGGACGCCACGCACACCCCGGTCTTCCACCAGATCGAGCTGCTCGCCGTCGACGAGGGCCTCACCATGGCCGACCTCAAGGGCACCCTCGACCACATGGTCCAGGCGCTCTTCGGACCGGACATGAAGACCCGGCTGCGGCCGAACTTCTTCCCGTTCACCGAGCCGTCCGCCGAGATGGACATGGTCTGCTACGTCTGCCGCGGTGAGTCCGTCGGCAACCCGGACCGCCCCTGCCGCACCTGCGGCAGCGAGGGCTGGATCGAGCTCGGCGGCTGCGGCATGGTCAACCCCAAGGTGCTCACCGCCTGCGGCGTCGACCCCCAGAAGTACAGCGGATTCGCCTTCGGGTTCGGCATCGAACGGATGCTGATGTTCCGCCACAACGTCGAAGACATGCGAGACATGGTCGAGGGTGACGTCCGGTTCACCCGGCCGTTCGGGATGGAGATCTGA
- a CDS encoding transcriptional regulator, which yields MEPNVLLEALIEEAGVSRAGLAGHVNRAGLTRGLSLRYEHTAVARWLKGQRPRGQVPDLICEVLAGRLGRPVGLDDVGMGASAASGTEACAEGASLSGFVERATALWRSDEQRRPHLATVPAVTGTPAVMPVWEWENPPEDADVSRPGPCRVSAADIAMLKSARDHYEQMYRKTGGVATRPRIVRFLNAEAAPLLRGGYSDALGRGLHRATAGLVAVAGICAYDSDAHGLAQRYFHQALRLAKSSGDRGLGGYVIALLVTQSLFLGDHRRSIAFAEAALRAAGGHITPALAADLHAMQAKAYAQLGDAASARACIGRAEAQAGRIHTGREPDETGYVQPGLVDVQVAEALLGLGDLPAAREHAASAVRAPAHDRGRVHRLAMLSHIELLQGEPDRAAGTAAEMALRARGMESQRLRDRLRQARRELAASGCADAVETTALIDEALRVPL from the coding sequence ATGGAGCCCAATGTCCTGCTCGAAGCCCTGATCGAGGAGGCCGGTGTGTCCCGTGCGGGCCTCGCCGGCCACGTCAACCGGGCGGGTCTGACCCGTGGACTGAGCCTGCGGTACGAACACACGGCGGTCGCCCGCTGGCTCAAGGGCCAGCGCCCGCGGGGGCAGGTGCCCGACCTGATCTGCGAGGTGCTGGCCGGCCGGCTGGGGCGGCCCGTCGGGCTCGACGACGTCGGTATGGGTGCCTCCGCCGCGTCGGGGACGGAGGCCTGCGCCGAGGGCGCCTCCCTCTCCGGGTTCGTCGAGCGGGCCACCGCGCTGTGGCGCTCCGACGAACAGCGGCGCCCGCACCTGGCCACCGTGCCCGCCGTCACCGGCACCCCGGCGGTGATGCCGGTCTGGGAGTGGGAGAACCCCCCGGAGGACGCCGACGTCTCGCGACCGGGGCCGTGCCGGGTCAGCGCGGCCGACATAGCGATGCTCAAGTCGGCCCGCGACCACTACGAGCAGATGTACCGCAAGACGGGCGGCGTCGCGACCAGGCCCCGGATCGTCCGCTTCCTCAACGCGGAGGCCGCGCCGCTGCTGCGCGGCGGCTACAGCGACGCCCTGGGCCGGGGCCTGCACCGGGCGACGGCGGGACTGGTGGCGGTGGCGGGCATCTGCGCCTACGACTCCGACGCCCACGGGCTCGCCCAGCGCTACTTCCACCAGGCGCTGCGGCTCGCCAAGTCCAGCGGCGACCGGGGTCTCGGCGGCTATGTGATCGCCCTCCTGGTCACCCAGTCGCTGTTCCTCGGCGACCACCGCCGCTCCATCGCCTTCGCCGAGGCCGCGCTGCGGGCCGCCGGCGGGCACATCACCCCCGCCCTCGCCGCCGATCTGCACGCCATGCAGGCCAAGGCGTACGCACAGCTCGGCGACGCGGCGAGCGCCCGGGCCTGCATCGGGCGGGCCGAGGCCCAGGCGGGCCGGATCCATACCGGCCGGGAGCCGGACGAGACGGGGTACGTGCAGCCGGGCCTGGTCGACGTCCAGGTGGCGGAGGCGCTGCTCGGCCTCGGGGACCTGCCCGCCGCCCGGGAGCACGCCGCCTCAGCCGTGCGCGCCCCGGCGCACGACCGGGGGCGCGTGCACCGGCTTGCGATGTTGAGTCATATCGAGCTGCTCCAGGGCGAGCCCGACCGCGCGGCCGGCACAGCTGCCGAAATGGCGCTGAGGGCCCGGGGAATGGAGTCCCAGCGGCTGCGCGACCGGCTGCGGCAGGCCCGGCGTGAGCTGGCCGCGAGCGGCTGCGCCGACGCGGTGGAGACCACCGCCCTCATCGACGAGGCGCTCCGCGTGCCTCTGTGA
- a CDS encoding NUDIX hydrolase, giving the protein MQWTNLSEQNVYQNPWFRVNLADVQLPDGSHLDHFVIRLRPVAAATVVNEANEVLLLWRHRFITDSWGWELAAGVVEDGEDIAVAAAREMEEETGWRPGELRPLLTVEPSNGLTDARHHLYWSDEAHWTGPPRDAFESSRREWIPLKVVPDMIARGEVPAANMAAALLMLHHLRLG; this is encoded by the coding sequence GTGCAGTGGACGAACTTAAGCGAACAGAATGTGTATCAGAACCCGTGGTTCCGGGTGAATCTGGCAGACGTCCAGCTCCCCGACGGCAGTCATCTCGACCACTTCGTCATCCGGCTGCGGCCCGTCGCGGCCGCCACCGTCGTCAACGAGGCGAACGAGGTGCTGCTGCTCTGGCGGCACCGGTTCATCACCGACAGCTGGGGGTGGGAACTGGCCGCGGGCGTCGTCGAGGACGGCGAGGACATCGCGGTGGCGGCGGCCCGTGAGATGGAGGAGGAGACCGGCTGGCGCCCCGGCGAGCTGCGCCCGCTGCTCACCGTGGAACCGTCGAACGGCCTCACCGACGCCCGCCACCACCTGTACTGGTCCGACGAGGCGCACTGGACCGGGCCCCCGCGGGACGCCTTCGAGTCCTCGCGCCGCGAGTGGATACCGCTCAAGGTGGTCCCGGACATGATCGCCCGGGGCGAGGTGCCCGCCGCGAACATGGCGGCGGCCCTGCTGATGCTGCACCACCTGAGACTGGGCTGA
- a CDS encoding MDR family MFS transporter: MSRAVKGAISGLPSQFWWLWTSTLINRLGGFVTTFMALYLTADRGLSASFAGLVAALYGAGGAVAAVLGGVMADRIGRRPTLLISQLATAVVMAILGFVREPAVIAVLVCVLGVAANAARPCIQAIIADLVPEEDRVRAFSLNYWAVNIGFGVASAAAGLIAEHGYLLLFLGNAVSVLVCAVVIFFKVPETRPKSVADATGGKRDAATADSATDPAIGLGTVLRDTKFMAVVGLSFLFAMVLMQYTTSLPVTMGMEGFSSADYGVVIGVNGLVVVLCQIPVNWGLRRVKPITVLIVASLLTGFGFGLTGLANAVPVYIVTVCIWTLGEIMHNPTSMAFAAALAPPTARGRYQGVYSLSWSGATFAGPLLGGFLIDGFGADALWAGCAVVGAVAAIGYWLLRNQLADVIAPPTPVEAEPEREREAGSKA, encoded by the coding sequence GTGTCACGAGCCGTGAAGGGTGCGATTTCCGGTCTGCCGAGCCAGTTCTGGTGGCTGTGGACGAGCACGCTGATCAACCGGCTCGGTGGCTTCGTCACCACCTTCATGGCGCTCTACCTGACTGCGGACCGCGGTCTCTCGGCGAGCTTCGCGGGTCTGGTCGCCGCTTTGTACGGGGCCGGCGGAGCGGTTGCCGCGGTGCTGGGAGGTGTGATGGCGGACCGGATCGGCCGCCGCCCCACACTGCTGATCTCCCAGCTCGCCACCGCGGTGGTGATGGCGATACTCGGCTTCGTGCGCGAGCCCGCCGTCATCGCCGTGCTGGTCTGCGTGCTCGGGGTCGCCGCCAACGCGGCGAGGCCCTGCATCCAGGCCATCATCGCCGACCTGGTGCCGGAGGAGGACCGGGTCCGCGCGTTCTCGCTCAACTACTGGGCGGTCAACATCGGCTTCGGCGTGGCATCGGCCGCGGCCGGACTGATCGCCGAGCACGGATATCTGCTGCTGTTCCTCGGCAATGCGGTATCGGTGCTGGTGTGCGCAGTCGTGATCTTCTTCAAGGTCCCCGAGACCAGGCCGAAGAGTGTGGCCGACGCGACCGGGGGCAAGCGCGACGCCGCGACGGCCGACTCGGCCACAGACCCCGCCATCGGCCTCGGCACCGTGCTCCGCGACACCAAGTTCATGGCGGTCGTGGGCCTGTCCTTCCTCTTCGCCATGGTCCTCATGCAGTACACCACCTCCCTCCCCGTCACGATGGGAATGGAGGGCTTCTCCAGCGCGGACTACGGCGTGGTCATCGGTGTGAACGGACTGGTGGTCGTCCTCTGCCAGATCCCCGTGAACTGGGGGCTGCGGCGGGTCAAACCCATCACCGTACTGATCGTGGCGTCGCTGCTCACCGGCTTCGGCTTCGGACTCACCGGCCTCGCCAACGCGGTCCCCGTCTACATCGTGACCGTGTGTATCTGGACCCTCGGCGAGATCATGCACAACCCCACCAGCATGGCGTTCGCCGCCGCGCTCGCGCCGCCCACCGCTCGCGGTCGTTACCAGGGCGTCTACTCGCTGTCGTGGTCCGGCGCGACCTTCGCGGGACCGCTGCTCGGCGGCTTCCTCATCGACGGCTTCGGCGCTGATGCCCTCTGGGCCGGGTGCGCGGTGGTCGGCGCGGTGGCCGCCATCGGCTATTGGCTGCTGAGGAATCAGCTGGCTGACGTGATCGCGCCGCCCACCCCGGTCGAGGCCGAGCCGGAGCGGGAGCGGGAGGCCGGCAGCAAGGCGTAG
- a CDS encoding PLP-dependent cysteine synthase family protein, whose amino-acid sequence MIYDSILETVGRTPVVRLRRLSAFGSEIIVKLESFNPGGSIKDRAAISMINGAELDGRLKPHGTIIESTSGNLGKSLALIGATRGYRVILVIDPKAPRSMVDFATALGAQIELVDTPDESGGYQWPRIERVQRLLAETPGAFWPDQYNNPDNVRAHFELTSRELLDDVPVFDALISAVSTGGHISGLSAAVKKELPDVVTVGVDAAGSAAFGYPFSKYSMRGLGLAWKPGNLDRSMVDRVHLVADYEGIATMRVLARSEGLLVGESAGAAVFAAVHHAYRYPGSRIVVMAADGGVNYLGESFDSDWLRAKGLAEQIETAGITNPEGLIAAASHPANEQVPTELGLRNVTLAND is encoded by the coding sequence TTGATTTACGATTCAATCCTGGAGACCGTGGGCCGCACGCCCGTGGTCAGACTGCGCCGTCTGAGCGCATTCGGCTCGGAAATCATCGTCAAGCTCGAATCCTTCAATCCCGGCGGAAGCATCAAGGACCGCGCGGCGATCTCGATGATCAACGGGGCGGAGCTCGACGGCCGGCTGAAGCCCCACGGCACCATCATCGAGTCGACGTCCGGGAACCTGGGCAAGTCACTTGCGCTGATCGGTGCGACGCGCGGCTACCGGGTCATCCTGGTGATCGACCCCAAGGCGCCCAGGAGCATGGTCGACTTCGCCACAGCCCTCGGTGCCCAGATCGAGTTGGTGGACACGCCCGACGAGTCGGGCGGCTACCAGTGGCCGCGTATCGAGCGGGTCCAGCGACTGCTGGCCGAGACCCCCGGCGCGTTCTGGCCGGATCAGTACAACAACCCTGACAACGTCAGGGCCCACTTCGAGCTCACCAGCCGTGAACTCCTGGACGACGTACCGGTGTTCGACGCTCTGATATCCGCGGTCAGCACCGGCGGCCACATCAGCGGGCTGTCGGCGGCGGTGAAGAAGGAGTTACCCGACGTGGTCACCGTCGGCGTGGACGCCGCAGGGTCGGCCGCGTTCGGCTACCCGTTCTCCAAGTATTCGATGCGCGGTCTCGGGCTGGCCTGGAAGCCCGGCAACCTCGACCGCTCCATGGTGGACCGGGTCCACCTGGTCGCGGACTACGAGGGCATCGCCACCATGCGCGTCCTGGCCAGGAGCGAGGGCCTCCTGGTCGGTGAGTCCGCGGGCGCAGCCGTGTTCGCCGCCGTGCACCACGCCTACCGATACCCCGGAAGTCGCATCGTCGTCATGGCTGCCGACGGCGGCGTCAACTACCTCGGTGAGTCATTCGATTCTGACTGGCTGCGGGCCAAGGGCCTCGCCGAACAGATCGAGACCGCCGGGATCACCAACCCGGAGGGGCTCATCGCGGCCGCCTCCCACCCGGCCAACGAGCAGGTGCCGACCGAGCTCGGGCTCAGGAACGTCACGCTCGCCAACGACTAG